A genome region from Cumulibacter manganitolerans includes the following:
- a CDS encoding VOC family protein, translating into MAINFSAYLAFSGETPEALEFYKSVFGGTVDLNKFGEMGAGAGFDPDAIMHGQLTTDAGWTLMAADSTKPGDELVRGGSTLTLWGDEHETMEQQFKKLAEGGTIGTPLEKQMWGAVYGDLTDKFGITWSFNIG; encoded by the coding sequence ATGGCCATCAATTTCAGCGCGTACCTCGCCTTCTCGGGTGAGACTCCCGAGGCCCTCGAGTTCTACAAGTCGGTGTTCGGCGGCACGGTCGACCTGAACAAGTTCGGCGAGATGGGCGCCGGAGCGGGCTTCGACCCGGACGCCATCATGCACGGACAGCTGACCACCGACGCCGGCTGGACCCTCATGGCCGCCGACTCCACCAAGCCCGGTGACGAGCTCGTCCGCGGTGGATCCACCCTCACCCTCTGGGGCGACGAGCACGAGACGATGGAGCAGCAGTTCAAGAAGCTGGCCGAGGGCGGCACCATCGGCACCCCGCTGGAGAAGCAGATGTGGGGAGCGGTGTACGGCGACCTCACCGACAAGTTCGGCATCACCTGGTCGTTCAACATCGGCTAG
- a CDS encoding MBL fold metallo-hydrolase, with amino-acid sequence MTERRTLGRHTTMLCGEEKGKYPWGNPLLVEGSDGRALLDSALSVPIPDVDVVLLSHFHEDHTCGLSARPDLDVRVHPADLEAVRDLDAFFAEGGYDEPEFRQELVERYAHGPIPQAAPLGEDAIDLGGVQIVPVHLPGHTAGHCGFLIEPDGVFFTADVDLSSFGPFYGDARASLSDMRSSLHRASQIDAAVYSTYHHKQEVRDRAVYAELLGAFAGVLDARADRVLDLLDRPSTAGDLVGRGVVYRPGKVPTYAATSELKMAQLHLDELVEQGRIVREEDRYQRV; translated from the coding sequence ATGACCGAACGCCGGACGCTCGGCCGGCACACCACCATGCTGTGCGGCGAGGAGAAGGGCAAGTACCCGTGGGGCAACCCGCTGCTCGTCGAGGGCAGCGACGGGCGGGCGCTGCTCGACTCCGCGCTCAGCGTGCCGATCCCGGACGTCGACGTCGTGCTGCTGAGCCACTTCCACGAGGACCACACCTGCGGGCTGTCGGCGCGCCCGGACCTCGACGTCCGCGTCCACCCCGCGGACCTCGAGGCGGTACGCGACCTCGACGCGTTCTTCGCCGAGGGCGGCTACGACGAGCCGGAGTTCCGCCAGGAGCTCGTCGAGCGGTACGCGCACGGGCCGATCCCGCAGGCGGCGCCGCTCGGCGAGGACGCGATCGACCTCGGCGGCGTGCAGATCGTGCCGGTCCACCTGCCCGGGCACACCGCCGGGCACTGCGGCTTCCTGATCGAGCCGGACGGCGTGTTCTTCACCGCCGACGTCGACCTGTCGAGCTTCGGGCCGTTCTACGGCGACGCGCGGGCGTCCCTCAGCGACATGCGCTCCTCGCTGCACCGCGCCTCCCAGATCGATGCCGCGGTGTACTCGACGTACCACCACAAGCAGGAGGTCCGTGACCGCGCGGTGTACGCCGAGCTGCTGGGCGCCTTCGCCGGCGTGCTGGACGCGCGAGCCGACCGCGTGCTGGACCTGCTCGACCGGCCGTCCACCGCCGGCGACCTGGTCGGCCGCGGCGTGGTCTACCGCCCCGGCAAGGTGCCGACGTACGCCGCCACGTCCGAGCTCAAGATGGCCCAGCTGCACCTCGACGAGCTCGTCGAGCAGGGCCGCATCGTCCGTGAGGAGGACCGCTACCAGCGCGTCTGA
- a CDS encoding DUF427 domain-containing protein produces MALRFADHEFAALPQLRWHPEAKRIQAFAGGRPVIDTTRARIVWEPRRVVPSYAVPIEDLAGSLVEGAPAAEGAGGAERAVRMGDGPPVLDPRTGFRMHTTAGTTYDVRTATATLADAAFQPGDGDFDGYVIVDFAAFDEWREEDEVLVGHPRDPFKTVDTRRSSRRITVQIAGETVADSTRSVMLFETYLPTRYYLPRDDVRMDLLTPSDSTSICAYKGRARYWSADVGGTRVDDVAWSYEEPDNYAVPVKDLVCFYNERVDISVDGVPQERPRSPWSGE; encoded by the coding sequence ATGGCACTTCGGTTCGCCGATCACGAGTTCGCCGCCCTCCCGCAGCTGCGCTGGCATCCCGAGGCGAAGCGCATTCAGGCGTTCGCCGGCGGCCGGCCGGTGATCGACACGACGCGGGCCCGGATCGTGTGGGAACCACGCCGCGTCGTCCCGTCGTACGCCGTCCCGATCGAGGACCTCGCCGGCTCCCTGGTCGAGGGTGCACCGGCCGCCGAGGGTGCCGGCGGCGCCGAACGCGCCGTGCGAATGGGCGACGGTCCGCCGGTGCTCGACCCGCGGACCGGCTTCCGCATGCACACCACGGCGGGGACGACGTACGACGTCCGGACGGCCACCGCAACGCTCGCCGACGCTGCGTTCCAACCCGGCGACGGCGACTTCGACGGCTACGTGATCGTCGACTTCGCGGCCTTCGACGAGTGGCGGGAGGAGGACGAGGTCCTGGTAGGCCATCCACGTGATCCGTTCAAGACCGTCGATACGCGGCGCAGCTCGCGGCGGATCACCGTGCAGATCGCCGGCGAGACGGTCGCCGACTCGACCCGCTCGGTGATGCTCTTCGAGACCTACCTGCCGACGCGCTACTACCTACCACGCGACGACGTCCGCATGGACCTGCTGACGCCGTCCGACTCGACGTCGATCTGCGCCTACAAGGGGCGCGCCCGGTACTGGTCGGCCGACGTCGGTGGCACCCGGGTCGACGACGTCGCGTGGAGCTACGAGGAGCCCGACAACTACGCCGTCCCGGTCAAGGACCTCGTCTGCTTCTACAACGAGCGCGTGGACATCAGCGTGGACGGCGTCCCGCAGGAGCGTCCCCGCTCGCCGTGGTCCGGCGAGTGA
- a CDS encoding PaaI family thioesterase — translation MGYRELTGYTVKITGEGTASGRLAVTEDHENRGGILHGGAIATLCDSAMGRAVRTKVDTDMRTATATMTVNYLASAHPGDVVCVEASVIKAGRTTIVVEAEVCRESDGKPIARAVATFIQSSRR, via the coding sequence GTGGGATATCGCGAGCTGACGGGCTACACCGTCAAGATCACCGGCGAGGGTACGGCGAGCGGCCGGCTCGCCGTCACCGAGGACCATGAGAACCGCGGCGGCATCCTGCACGGCGGCGCGATCGCGACGCTGTGCGACAGCGCGATGGGCCGCGCCGTGCGCACCAAGGTCGACACGGACATGCGGACCGCGACGGCCACGATGACGGTCAACTACCTCGCCTCGGCCCACCCCGGCGACGTCGTGTGCGTGGAGGCGTCGGTGATCAAGGCGGGACGCACCACCATCGTGGTCGAGGCCGAGGTCTGCCGGGAGTCCGACGGCAAGCCGATCGCGCGCGCCGTCGCCACCTTCATCCAGTCCTCCCGCCGCTAG
- a CDS encoding exodeoxyribonuclease III — protein sequence MRIATWNVNSVKQRVDRLLPWLDERGPDVVCLQELKVTEEAFHELLGDELTARGYQIAAHGQAQWNGVAILSRVGLSDVIAGLPGGPGFPGQEARMVSATCADVVVRSVYVPNGRTPDSEHYRYKLEWLEALRAVVAAGPAAQVVCGDVNIAPADQDVFDPAAYVGHTHVTGPERAALVRLHDAGLRDVVRERWPDSRVFTYWDYRGGMFHKDLGMRIDLVLASDPVAERVRAAWVDRQARKGTRPSDHAPVIVDLDEAPDGDIGPVVPPPSRVARTGRLPQA from the coding sequence GTGCGGATCGCGACCTGGAACGTCAACTCAGTCAAGCAACGCGTCGATCGGCTGCTGCCGTGGCTGGACGAGCGGGGCCCGGACGTCGTCTGCCTGCAGGAGCTGAAGGTGACCGAGGAGGCGTTCCACGAGCTGCTCGGCGACGAGCTGACGGCGCGTGGCTACCAGATCGCGGCGCACGGCCAGGCGCAGTGGAACGGGGTGGCGATCCTGTCGCGGGTCGGCCTGTCGGACGTCATCGCCGGTCTGCCCGGCGGCCCCGGGTTCCCGGGGCAAGAGGCCCGGATGGTGTCGGCGACCTGTGCGGACGTCGTCGTCCGCTCGGTCTACGTGCCCAACGGACGGACGCCGGACTCGGAACACTACCGCTACAAGCTGGAGTGGCTCGAGGCGTTGCGCGCAGTGGTCGCCGCCGGGCCCGCCGCGCAGGTGGTGTGCGGGGACGTCAACATCGCGCCGGCCGACCAGGACGTCTTCGACCCGGCGGCGTACGTCGGGCACACGCACGTGACCGGACCGGAGCGGGCCGCCCTGGTCCGGCTGCATGACGCGGGCCTGCGGGACGTCGTCCGCGAGCGGTGGCCCGACAGCCGCGTCTTCACGTACTGGGACTACCGCGGCGGCATGTTCCACAAGGACCTGGGCATGCGCATCGACCTCGTGCTGGCCTCGGACCCGGTCGCCGAGCGCGTGCGCGCGGCGTGGGTCGATCGCCAGGCCCGCAAGGGGACCCGGCCGAGCGATCACGCGCCGGTGATCGTGGACCTCGACGAGGCACCGGACGGCGACATCGGACCCGTCGTGCCGCCGCCGTCGCGCGTGGCCAGGACCGGACGGCTGCCGCAGGCCTAG
- the ilvD gene encoding dihydroxy-acid dehydratase: protein MSTENDGPNADLRTRSSTLYDGNSRAAARAMMKGIGFTDDDLRKPIIGIANTWIETMPCNFNLRGLAEKVKQGVRAAGGTPMEFNTIAISDGVTMGTEGMKTSLVSREVIADSLELVGRGHMFDAIIGLGACDKTLPGLALGLVRLDVPSVLLYGGSIMPGHYKGRELTVQSVYEAIGAEAAGKIDTAELREIENRACPGAGACGGQYTANTMAMSMEFLGLSPIGTASPPAEDPRKEDIGTRIGELIIDVLRRDYRPSQVLTKTAFENAIAGVAASGGSTNAVLHLLAIAREVGVELSIDDFDAISRRTPLICNLMPSGQYAAADLDRAGGIQLVCRRLIESGHIDGSSPTPSGRTLAEEAAEAVETPGQDVVRSVDNPIKATGGIHVLKGNLAPDGCVVKLFGYEPTTMSGPARVFESAQEATDAVLHTKIVAGDIVVIRNEGPKGGPGMQEMLGITAALVGQGLGDSVGLMTDGRFSGATRGLMIGHVAPEAFVGGPIAAIREGDTITIDVPNRTLTLEVPDDEIAARLADREPPQPRYRTGVLAKYAAHVRQADDGATTLLD from the coding sequence ATGAGCACGGAGAACGACGGCCCGAACGCCGATCTGCGCACCCGCAGCAGCACGCTGTACGACGGCAACTCCCGGGCCGCGGCCCGCGCGATGATGAAGGGCATCGGGTTCACCGACGACGATTTGCGCAAGCCCATCATCGGCATCGCGAACACCTGGATCGAGACGATGCCGTGCAACTTCAACCTGCGCGGGTTGGCCGAGAAGGTCAAGCAGGGCGTGCGCGCGGCCGGCGGTACGCCGATGGAGTTCAACACGATCGCGATCTCCGACGGCGTCACGATGGGCACCGAGGGCATGAAGACGTCCCTGGTCTCGCGGGAGGTCATCGCGGACTCCCTCGAGCTGGTCGGCCGCGGCCACATGTTCGACGCCATCATCGGCCTCGGGGCCTGCGACAAGACGCTGCCCGGGCTCGCCCTCGGGCTCGTCCGCCTCGACGTGCCCAGCGTCCTGCTGTACGGCGGATCCATCATGCCGGGGCACTACAAGGGCCGCGAGCTGACGGTGCAGTCGGTGTACGAGGCGATCGGCGCCGAGGCGGCCGGCAAGATCGACACCGCCGAGCTGCGCGAGATCGAGAACCGCGCCTGCCCCGGCGCCGGCGCCTGCGGCGGCCAGTACACCGCCAACACCATGGCCATGTCGATGGAGTTCCTCGGGCTCTCGCCGATCGGCACGGCGTCACCGCCGGCCGAGGACCCGCGCAAGGAGGACATCGGCACCCGGATCGGCGAGCTGATCATCGACGTCCTGCGTCGCGACTACCGGCCCAGCCAGGTGCTCACGAAGACGGCGTTCGAAAACGCGATCGCCGGCGTCGCGGCGTCCGGCGGCTCCACGAACGCCGTCCTGCACCTGCTCGCCATCGCCCGCGAGGTCGGTGTCGAGCTCAGCATCGACGACTTCGACGCGATCTCGCGCAGGACGCCGCTGATCTGCAACCTGATGCCGAGCGGGCAGTACGCCGCCGCCGACCTCGACAGGGCCGGCGGCATCCAGCTCGTCTGCCGGCGGCTGATCGAGAGCGGGCACATCGACGGCAGCAGCCCGACGCCGTCCGGCCGCACCCTCGCCGAGGAGGCCGCCGAGGCCGTGGAGACCCCCGGCCAGGACGTGGTCCGCAGCGTCGACAACCCGATCAAGGCGACCGGCGGCATCCACGTGCTGAAGGGGAATCTCGCCCCGGACGGTTGCGTGGTCAAGCTCTTCGGCTACGAGCCGACGACGATGTCCGGCCCCGCCCGGGTGTTCGAGAGCGCGCAGGAGGCCACCGACGCCGTGCTGCACACCAAGATCGTCGCGGGCGACATCGTGGTCATCCGCAACGAGGGCCCGAAGGGCGGCCCCGGCATGCAGGAGATGCTCGGGATCACCGCTGCCCTGGTGGGGCAGGGCCTGGGCGACTCGGTCGGGCTGATGACCGACGGCCGGTTCAGCGGTGCCACCCGCGGGCTGATGATCGGCCACGTCGCGCCCGAGGCCTTCGTCGGCGGCCCGATCGCGGCCATCCGCGAGGGCGACACGATCACCATCGACGTCCCGAACCGGACGCTGACCCTCGAGGTCCCCGACGACGAGATCGCGGCGCGCCTGGCCGACCGCGAGCCGCCCCAGCCGCGCTACCGCACCGGCGTGCTGGCGAAGTACGCCGCCCATGTGCGGCAGGCGGACGACGGCGCCACGACGCTCCTGGACTGA
- a CDS encoding nucleosidase encodes MPASDLIVVSATRAEAKYVPPGLRLLICGIGKTDAAIAVTRAVLEVGPTARVINIGTAGALRPDVSGLYLPSVVRMHDVSAAALRSMGYDIVDEVAIEDGDGSTLATGDSFISDAVVRDILAREAHMVDMEGFAIARACAQLGVPVRLVKHISDQADESAMNWPQLVDRSARALGDWLRDNVG; translated from the coding sequence GTGCCCGCCTCCGACCTGATCGTCGTCTCCGCCACGCGCGCCGAGGCGAAGTACGTGCCCCCTGGCCTGCGGCTGCTCATCTGCGGGATCGGCAAGACCGACGCCGCCATCGCCGTCACGCGGGCTGTTCTCGAGGTGGGGCCGACGGCGCGGGTCATCAACATCGGCACGGCGGGCGCGCTCCGTCCTGACGTCAGCGGGCTGTACCTGCCCTCGGTCGTGCGCATGCACGATGTGAGTGCCGCGGCGCTGCGCTCGATGGGCTACGACATCGTCGACGAGGTGGCCATCGAGGACGGCGACGGCAGCACCCTCGCCACCGGCGACAGCTTCATCTCCGACGCGGTCGTGCGCGACATCCTGGCGCGCGAGGCGCACATGGTCGACATGGAGGGCTTCGCGATCGCCCGGGCCTGCGCGCAGCTCGGCGTCCCGGTGCGCCTGGTCAAGCACATCAGCGACCAGGCCGACGAGTCGGCGATGAACTGGCCGCAGCTGGTCGATCGCAGCGCGCGAGCCCTCGGCGACTGGCTCCGCGACAACGTCGGCTGA